The following are encoded in a window of Cupriavidus oxalaticus genomic DNA:
- a CDS encoding 2-hydroxyacid dehydrogenase, with amino-acid sequence MKPSVLVTRAIYPEVIDRLAQYFDVDDNQQDAVLDAAALKARLAGKAGVLANAADRIDAGLVAALPSLRAVCNMAVGYNNLDVPALTAAGVVATNTPDVLTETTADFGWALLMATARRVTEAEHYLRAGKWQRWSYDMLVGMDLYGSTLGILGMGRIGQALARRAGGFGMSVLYHNRSQLPADTERALNARYVSKQDLLRQSDHLLLVLPYGPQSHHAIGAAELALMKPTATLVNLARGGIVDDAALAQALRDKRIFGAGLDVFEGEPSVHPDLLTVPNVVLTPHIASASEKTRRAMAMLAADNLIAALDQGPQAGHPPTVINPEVMPRRR; translated from the coding sequence ATGAAGCCGTCCGTCCTTGTCACCCGCGCCATCTATCCCGAAGTGATCGACCGCCTGGCGCAGTATTTCGATGTCGACGACAACCAGCAGGACGCGGTGCTCGATGCCGCCGCGCTGAAGGCGCGGCTGGCCGGCAAGGCCGGCGTGCTGGCCAACGCCGCCGACCGCATCGACGCAGGCCTGGTCGCTGCGTTGCCCTCGCTGCGCGCGGTGTGCAACATGGCCGTCGGCTACAACAACCTCGACGTGCCGGCGCTGACCGCCGCGGGGGTCGTTGCCACCAATACGCCCGACGTGCTGACCGAGACCACCGCCGACTTCGGCTGGGCGCTGCTGATGGCCACGGCGCGCCGTGTCACCGAGGCCGAGCACTACCTGCGCGCCGGCAAGTGGCAGCGCTGGAGCTACGACATGCTGGTCGGCATGGACCTGTACGGCAGCACGCTCGGCATCCTGGGCATGGGCCGCATCGGCCAGGCGCTGGCGCGCCGTGCCGGCGGGTTTGGCATGAGCGTGCTGTACCACAACCGCAGCCAGCTGCCGGCGGACACCGAGCGCGCGCTCAATGCCCGCTATGTCAGCAAGCAAGACCTGCTGCGCCAGTCCGACCACCTGCTGCTGGTGCTGCCTTATGGCCCGCAGAGCCACCATGCCATCGGCGCTGCCGAGCTGGCGCTGATGAAGCCGACCGCGACGCTGGTCAACCTGGCGCGCGGCGGCATCGTCGACGACGCCGCCCTGGCGCAGGCGCTGCGCGACAAGCGCATCTTCGGCGCCGGCCTGGATGTATTCGAGGGCGAGCCCAGTGTCCATCCCGACCTGCTGACGGTGCCGAATGTCGTGCTGACGCCGCATATCGCCAGCGCCTCGGAAAAGACCCGCCGCGCCATGGCGATGCTGGCCGCCGACAACCTGATCGCCGCGCTCGACCAGGGCCCGCAGGCCGGCCATCCGCCCACCGTGATCAACCCCGAAGTCATGCCGCGCCGCCGCTGA